In Epinephelus fuscoguttatus linkage group LG15, E.fuscoguttatus.final_Chr_v1, a genomic segment contains:
- the LOC125902503 gene encoding ectodysplasin-A-like isoform X17 encodes MDKSVLLVLLCLQVFLLITAFTSTDAAAVVRDDQLPPDQVERRNGRRNSEYYKCGCYATSCRRDGLLGPPGPPGPPGPPGPPGHPYPPPPPPPPRSPPDQRHGSSG; translated from the exons ATGGACAAAAGTGTGCTGCTGGTCCTGTTGTGTCTGCAGGTTTTCCTGCTCATCACAGCCTTCACTTCTACTGATGCAGCCGCTGTGGTGAGAGATGATCAGCTGCCTCCTGATCAG GTGGAGAGGAGAAATGGACGCAGAAATAGTGAATATTACAAATGTGGCTGTTACGCAACATCATGTAGACGGGATGGTCTTCTG GGCCCCCCAGGACCTCCAGGCCCCCCAGGCCCCCCAGGCCCTCCAGGCCATCcctatcctcctcctcctcctcctcccccccgcAG